The following nucleotide sequence is from Candidatus Endomicrobium procryptotermitis.
TTGGCGTGAGTTAGGAGTTGATGTCAGAGCTTGGCGTGAGTTAGGAGTTGATGTCAGAGCTTGGCGTGAGTTAGGAGTTGATGTCAGAGCTTGGCGTGAGTTAGGAGTTGATGTCAGATTACCTGCCGGGCGGATTGCAGCGACATTTAGCGCAGATGCGTTTTTTATACTTTCAATTACTTTTTGTTTTAAAGTCGCTGGTAGTAAGTTATAACTGTCATCCGTAACGCTTGCCGCAAATACCTTATTACCTGCCGGGCGGATTGCATATGTATTAATACTATTAACAGCGGCACTTAGCGCAGATGCGTTTTTTATACTTTCAATTACTTGTTGTTCTAAATCCTTTGGTGATGTTAAATATTTTGCTGTGGTGTCTTTACCATAACTTAAAAATTTTTGATAAGTATTATCTATTGTTTTATTCATAAGTTTCTTTGGGTTCAAAAAAGCGCTCGGTTTTAGGGCTTGCCGTTGTGCTGTCATGCTGTTACCTAATAGATTATTTAAATTTTCTATGGCTTGCCGTTCTTCAATAGCTCTGTTTTTAATGTTTTCAAAATTATCTATTTTTAATCCTTCCAATTTTCTTAAAACGCTGTCATCAAACACGCGTCGTGAGACGTTTACCCCTTTACTTTTTGCGCCGTCGTCAAGGTCTTTAACAAGCTTTTCTCTTATACCTGTATAAAATGCCTTTTGTTGATTTGGATCTAGGGTTTGTGCGAAATTTTTTATTTCTTCTCGGCTCATTTTATAAAAATTTCTTCCCCGTTCAAGTGCTTCTTCGAGCACTTTCATATCTGCAAATGCTTTTCTGGCTTGTGCATATTCTGGAACCACTGAATCAACAGCATTTAATAATTGTTCTTTTTCTTTCATTAACTGGCTGACATTTAACTTTTCACCATAATTAGTATATTTTGTTATATCATCATCAATTTTTTGTTTTACCAGATCCAAAATTCTGATATCATCGTCTGGAAGTCTTGCCCAGTCTTCAAATAACGGATCCTTTTTGATTTTTTTTATTAAAGATTGAGTATAAGGGGTTTGCTTAATATAAGGTATTCTTCCATAATTCATAGCTTTTTTATAAATAGGTTCATAAACCTTTTTTGCGTCTTCTTGTATTTGATTTAATACTTCTATACTTCCTTTATTTCCAAAGTTCTTATCAATTAAATCATTAATATTATCTACTTGTTGGGTTTTACGTGTTTTTGAATAATCTTTATATATTTGTTTGGCTTTAGTGTTATGCAATCTTGAATATTCAGCCATTTCCATAATATTTTCATCTGCAAAATCTAAAATTGCTTTTTTTTCATTAATAGACCTATCTATATTTTCTTTTCCGACGTGTTTTATAAACTTATTAAATTTATCTTTTTTTCCAAATAACTTTTTAAAACCAACATATGCAGTGGGCATAAATCCACTCATTAGGGCACCCCCAGCACTGCCAAGACCTAAACCATTCAGAAAATCTTTTGCACTATCCCAAGTCATTAAATTTTCATTATCTGTCCAGTTCCTCAACGCTGCATCTGCTCCGCCAAAAACAGCCCCGCTTTTGACATGCTGTTTAATAGTATCAGGGAATATCAAATGATTAGATGTAGAGCTTAATTTAAATAGTAATAAAGGTATTAAACTGCCTAAAATTTCAGCCCCGAGGGCTGTTTTTGGATAGTTTAAAGTAAAGTCATTTTTTACATCATTAAACTTTTTACGATCATTAATAAAAGCAGTATGCATGTCTTGATTTATATCTTTTGGGTTAAACTTAGCAGACAACAAGGCATTTTTTAAAGCTCGAACAGAGCCGGTGGCCCCAGCTCCAATATCAGCCATATTATACATTAAACCTTCAGACATATTATTTAAAAATCCTTGAAAAGCATCTAATTTTCTAACCGGCTTAATGTCATTACTTTGTATAATATTAAGGATTTGATTTTCATTAAGATCAGCGGGGCCAGCCACTTCATATATATCATTATCTAATCTTACTGTATATAGTTTTTCATTCATTTTAAACCTCTTTAAAAACTTTTTTTTTTTATATATATTTTATATATGGAAACTCTTCTAGATATTATTCTTTTTTGTGGCGGCATATATTTTATTTATATTTGCTTAGACCTTCTTATTTATATTATAAGCCTTCTTTTTATAGCTTTTTTTAAACCTCTTTTCATTTATATATATGAAAATAGAATAGGATGTTTAATTATATGTTTAATTATATGTACAATTACTATATTAGGATTAATAGGTATATGTGGCACGCCTGATCATTATATAATCAATTTATTAGTCGTAGTATTTTTTTTGCTGCTTTTACTATTCTTTTTTGTTTTCCCTACCAGCTATGAAGAAGAAAAAGAATATGAAATAATTAAACAATGTTCTGAGGAAATTGAACAACTTAAAATCAAACTTGTTCAACTTCACAAAGAATTTGACAAAGATCTGAATCGTCAGCTCGTAGAACTTAATAAATCATATGACCTTCAACCTATATATGACAAAATCTATTCCATACACGATCAAATTGATAAGAATTTTAAACAAATTGAAGACAGCTATGAAGAACTAAAAGAACATTTTTATGAGAAAATTTATAAAAAAGAACGAATTATAAATAAAGGTACACAAATTAGTTATGCAATTTTAATGCTTATCCCTGAACTTATACGGCTTAAAACTAAAAAAGACCCGGGAATTGAACAAATTATAAATAGCCTTACAGAATTTATACAACTTAAACTTAAATCTGAAGATCTTGTTAATGAACTTGTAGAGCTTAACTATAATACAGAAATTGAAGCACTGTCGGCAAAAGAGAAAAAGTATAAAGAATTAAAACCTAAAATCGACCAATTTTATAATAAAGTTAAAAAAATTTTATAATTGCTTTTGTCTATTATCATCTTTCATAATTTGAAATTTAGGTTTTAACTTAGTTTTTAAAAAAGGAATTTTAAGACTGACTCTTGACTTATTTATATAATCTGGATCTTCAATAATTTTTCTGATTGATTCTCCGTTTAATCCTTTTACTAATTGGTCTAGTGAACTTTTTCGCATTGCATATAAATTTGCCCGTTTTTCAGCTTCAATTGCGGCTTCTTTTTCTTTTTGAATTTTTAAAAGAGCGGCTTTTAAGGATCGGGCATCTTTTTCCCTTTCATATTCCCAGAGCCTCTGCTGTTTTTCTATATCCCATTTATTTGCCTTAACTTTTTCCCCGCTCTGCCATTGTCTGTCAATATCCTGCAGTTCTCTATCTCTTCTATCGTTTAAAATGGCTCTAGCCAATTCGCTGTCATATTCAGCTATTGCGTACGGGTCTTGACTTTGGAGTACCTGCCGTTTTTTTGCGTCTGCAAGTGCCTTCAGTAATGTCATTTTTTTTATTTGGCGCTCTTGAGCTTTGCGCTGCTGCATTGAATTAATTCCGTTTAATAGTCCAAACAATACAGTATTCATAGGTGCTGATTTTCCCAAAAAACCATTATTGTTTCTTTGGCTTCCAGCCGCAAGCATAGCAAGGGCTGTAGTATAATCTGGCGCTGTTTCTTCTTCATAAAATCCGTCTGGAATATATTGCGGCTGTTGATTATAAGCGTCTGGTTCAATATATTGCTGAGAGGCTAAACTGTCGGAATTTTTAGAATTTGCCGTATTTATGTTCATTAACAGTGCCTGCAAAAGTTTATTCATTATAATCACCCCGCTTGTACTCTTGTGGAATTTCCTGCTCTACTATTTGTTCATTTCCGTCGGGACGCTGGGGATCATATTGATTTATTTCTTCTCTATCGGACGGCATCTGTAATGCTAAATCATAGTTGACAAGTAAAAGCCCTTCAGAATCTTCGCTGACGGCATAAGGCATTAATTCTTTTACTTCCTGAGCTATTAATCCTATCTTTGTAATATTTTCGCCTATGAAATTAAACTTATAAACTGTTAGACCATTATAGAGCTTTCCGATAGGCTCAATATTTTCCTTCATACGTACATCGCTGTAAAATGTGTTTAAATTAGGGTTATATTGTCCACTGCTGTATGTATAAGATGGATTAACGCTGGAAGTATTATTGAGATAGTTATTTAAATAGGAGCCGCTGCCATAATTATAATCCAGCTTTGATGTAGGATTATAATTAGCAAAAGAAGAATTATTATTAGAGCCTTTAATGGCACTAATTATGGACGGTATAGCACTAGCAAGGGCGCCAATGCTGGCTGCTTGTGATTGCTGATTAGCCTGCTGCTGTGCAAGTGTAGAACTATATGTTGGGTTTACTGAAGTGCTGTTTGTTAAATTATAATCTGATGTAGGATTATTAATGCTTTGGTTAATAGAATTATATAAATTGATAAGTGCGCCCAGTTCTGAAATTTTTGTTTGATTTCCTGTTAATACAGCTTGATTTGCGGCTGTTAAATTAGCATCGTATTGAGTATTATATAAATCCTGCATTGCTCTTTTATAAGCTTCGCTGCCAACGGGAATACCTTGATTTACAAGTTTAGTCTGCAAATCTGTTAAATTTTTTTCAAAGGCTGGAGTATTATAACGCTGGAAACTTTCATAAACAGCGTCTTCAGCCCTTTTTGCCGCTTTATCTCCATAATCAGCGTTTAATTCTTTTAGTAAATTAACAACTGAATCATATTTAGCCTGTTCAGTTGGGCTCAAAGTTATGTTTAATTTACGTGTGCCGTCATTAATTGAGCCAGTCCAATCGACGGTTCCATAAGGACTATTTAAAGCGTATTGGGTCATTTCAATAGCTTTAGCTTGATTTGCTACATCTTTTGATGCGTCATATTCTTGTGGTCCTAGTCCTAAAACATCGTCATTTAACCAATCATGAAGTCCTATAAATCCGGCAATGGCGCCGCCTAATGCGCCCCAGCCTCCGCCAAAGCTGCCTCCAGCCGCTGCACCTCTTGCGGCACCCTGCAAACCTCCAAATTGATAAGCCATTTTTTTTTCTCCATTAATTAAATATTATTTTATTTCTCAGTCTCAAAAGTTATTATATTAGAAAGCCATTTAAACGTTGAACTATTTTTTATTAATCTTATTCCAATAGAACCTTTTACCCCTGGTTTACCATTAATTATAGTTATACTTTGATATATATTTTCCTCTTGTGCCCAATGGCTAATATCCCAGACTGCTTGATCCCAGGGGGTTTCAATAATGACATTATTATAAACATCAGAAGAGGAAATGGGAGTAGAATAATCAACACTAAAATTTATTTGATAATTTATTTTTGATTCTGAGAACTGTATAATTTTTAATGTTCCCCAGCGTTTTAACTGTGGATATCCAAAATCAGTGTAAGCAGACTGGCAATAACTCATAATAGGTTTACCGTTATCGCTTAACCCGTCGAAGAGTCTAAATATTGCGGGTTTTAAACTGCCATCTAATTTATTTTGGTCGTAACCGCAAAAATATACATCGGAACCCAGCGGAGCAATAGATTTAATATTAATTCCAGTAAACTTGCACCAAGCGCCGGAGCGGCAATTCATAACATGCTGAATGCTTTTATAATTATTTAAAGGAACGTTTATAATCATTAAATCTTTGGAATTTAAATATAATATTTGCCAATCAGCAAGGTCGAAACTATTTTTTAAAGTTTTAAATTCGCCGTTAATTTTATCACTAAAAGCAACAGCATTACTGGCAAAAGCAACACTTAAAACGGCGCTTAACGGGAAATAACCGTCTTTAGTAATTAAAATGACATTACCTGCCAGTTGTGTATTATTATTTATTCCAATAACACTAGGAATATTATAAATACCTCTTAGAGCCCAAGCTTCCATATCAGAGGGGTCGGTGCCGTCGTAA
It contains:
- a CDS encoding tail fiber domain-containing protein yields the protein MAYQFGGLQGAARGAAAGGSFGGGWGALGGAIAGFIGLHDWLNDDVLGLGPQEYDASKDVANQAKAIEMTQYALNSPYGTVDWTGSINDGTRKLNITLSPTEQAKYDSVVNLLKELNADYGDKAAKRAEDAVYESFQRYNTPAFEKNLTDLQTKLVNQGIPVGSEAYKRAMQDLYNTQYDANLTAANQAVLTGNQTKISELGALINLYNSINQSINNPTSDYNLTNSTSVNPTYSSTLAQQQANQQSQAASIGALASAIPSIISAIKGSNNNSSFANYNPTSKLDYNYGSGSYLNNYLNNTSSVNPSYTYSSGQYNPNLNTFYSDVRMKENIEPIGKLYNGLTVYKFNFIGENITKIGLIAQEVKELMPYAVSEDSEGLLLVNYDLALQMPSDREEINQYDPQRPDGNEQIVEQEIPQEYKRGDYNE